Below is a window of Streptomyces genisteinicus DNA.
ACTCGGGCAGCACCGAGAGCAGTGCCCGGGTGTACGGATGCCGGGGCGAGGTGAGGACCTCCTCCACCGGACCGGACTCCACGATGCGGCCGAGGTACATGACCGCGACCCGGTCGGCGATGTTCCAGGCGAGCCCCAGGTCGTGGGTCACCACCAGCGCCGACAGGCCCAGTTCGTCGCGCAGCCGCAGCAGCAGCGCCAGGATCTCACCGCGCACCGAGGCGTCCAGGGAGGCCACCGGCTCGTCCGCGACGATGAGTTCGGGCTCCAGCACGAGCGCCCCGGCGATGACGACGCGCTGCCGCTGGCCGCCGGAGAGTTCGTGGGGATAGCGGAGGAAGAAGCGCTCCGGGGGGCGCAGGCCGGCCCGGGACAGGGCCGCGGCGACGGCCTCGCGTTCGTCGCCCGTGTATCCGTGGATCCGCAGGCCCTCGGCGACGGCGTCGTACACGGTGTGCCGGGGGTTGAGCGAACCGCTCGGGTCCTGGAGCACGAGCTGGACGCGCTTGCGGTAC
It encodes the following:
- a CDS encoding ABC transporter ATP-binding protein, yielding MTASTEKSPTVTGTPALLSATGLHVSFPGRRGAPPARAVDGVDLDIGAGEIVALVGESGCGKTTLARSLLGLVPPTDGRVAFGGAPLDYGGRALKRYRKRVQLVLQDPSGSLNPRHTVYDAVAEGLRIHGYTGDEREAVAAALSRAGLRPPERFFLRYPHELSGGQRQRVVIAGALVLEPELIVADEPVASLDASVRGEILALLLRLRDELGLSALVVTHDLGLAWNIADRVAVMYLGRIVESGPVEEVLTSPRHPYTRALLSVLPESPTPPVVLTGEPPDPARIPGGCRFHARCQILASGEAAHAGVADACRTKPLPVLPHTTAAQVACHWAGGPGPSGD